Sequence from the Symbiopectobacterium purcellii genome:
CGGCGTAAAGGTTGAGGCTCCTTTGTCGACCTCCGGTGCCTGCACCATCACCTGAGTGTCACTCCGGTCAGAACGGTTGCCCTTTACGTCCACCGCCACACCGCTGACGGTGTACGTGTTCACCGCCTGCGTCGCGTTCTGGTACGCCGGGAGTACCACCGCGTAACTTCCGCCATCCTGCACGACCCTCCCGCCAGCCGCGCTCAGTGCCTGTGCATCCCAGTCAATACGGGACAGTCCGTACGTGCTGGTCACGGAGACGCCAAGCGACTTCTGCTCCCCGGGGTGTCCCGTCACCAGGCCTGCCGTGTGCAGGCGAATGACCTCTTTCTTACGGTACTCCAGCACGATATTGTTGTTGCGCTCCACCAGGTAGGTCATACCGGCTGCCCGACAGGCTGCGCATGGCGGCCACCGACGTCGGGTCGACCTGGGTTCGCCACGGCACCCCGAGCTGGTAATTCATGCCCATCGTCAGGCGGGTGTCACTTTTCCCTGACTGCCCCTGACGCCGCTCTGCCCCCAGGGTAATCAACGGCACCGGCGTGTAGTTAATCCCGACGGTGATGGCGTGCGGGTTTTTCTGCCGGGCGTCCACCCCGAACAGAGCCACTTCGTTACCGTAGTACTGCTCATACGTCAGCTTACCGCCCAGTTGAGGGAGGGACGGCATCCAGCCCTGCGCCCGGACGTCCCAGCCGTTGGCCGGACGCTCCTGATAGTCAACCAGGTCCGGAGAGTCCTTCCACCCTGTCAGGCGCATGTAACCGTTGGCACTCAGCTTCAGGAAGTTGCGCCAGTACTCAACACCGGCGCCGGCACGCGCATGGTCGCGTGACAGGTCATAGTCACCGAACAGGTTCCCTCCCAGCATGTAGGTGGGAGTAAAATGTCGCCACCCGGCACCGAGATTAGCCTGGGTCCGGCTGTCAGTACGGTGCAGGCTGCCCTGGGTGAACATCAGGTTATCGCCCTGGTCATACAAGGGCATCAGCAGGTCGAACTGCGAGTTTTTCAGGGAGAAGTTTTTGTCTGCGTCCAGCTGCACGCGGGCGGTCCCAAAATGACTCAGCCACTGCTGAAGGGTCCCGCCAACCTCGCCGGTGGCCATACCGCGGGCCATGGAAGCGGCGGCATCACTTTTTGCGCTGCCCGCCAGGAAACTCCCGGCCCGTGTGGCGTAGCCTGCGACCTGCTGCGCCTGCATGTCTTCGTTATTCTGACCGGGAACTGAGGTTGCAGGGGCATCATCCCAGCGCACTTCCGGAAGCG
This genomic interval carries:
- a CDS encoding inverse autotransporter beta domain-containing protein, which encodes MKHSHSSHPPADAAFSLGLRRLAWFNIVLQATFPLATTFTPLMAVASEQHFLRQPAPLSAQRTQVYTLSAGETVTSVARKYHLSLGQLRELNQFRTFARGFDHLQPGDELDVPVAPLPEVRWDDAPATSVPGQNNEDMQAQQVAGYATRAGSFLAGSAKSDAAASMARGMATGEVGGTLQQWLSHFGTARVQLDADKNFSLKNSQFDLLMPLYDQGDNLMFTQGSLHRTDSRTQANLGAGWRHFTPTYMLGGNLFGDYDLSRDHARAGAGVEYWRNFLKLSANGYMRLTGWKDSPDLVDYQERPANGWDVRAQGWMPSLPQLGGKLTYEQYYGNEVALFGVDARQKNPHAITVGINYTPVPLITLGAERRQGQSGKSDTRLTMGMNYQLGVPWRTQVDPTSVAAMRSLSGSRYDLPGGAQQQYRAGVP